The segment ACCGCAAGGACGCCGTGGCCGAGAAGGCCGTCGCCGACGCCAAGCGCGAGGAGGCCGCTCGCGAGCTCCGGGAGACGAACCACGAGGCTGCGGCGCACCAGGAGGCCGCGAACGACCAGGCCGACGCCGCCCAGCGTGCCGTCGACCGTGAGCGCCAGGAGCAGCACGTCGCCGCCGAGCACGAGGCGGCGCAGCAGGAGGCGGTCGGGCGTCAGGCCGCCGAGCAGCGCGCCGAGGACCTGGCCGAGACGGCCGTGGGCGACGCCGAGGCGCTGGCCGCCGACGCCGCCACCACCGAGCGTCAGGCCGCCGAGGACCGAGCGCGTCTCGAGCGCGAGGCCGACGCCGCCGCACGACAGGCCGCGCAGCTGCGCGACCAGGACCCGAGCCAAGGATGACCATGATCAGCACCCTCATCGCCCTGCCCTACGCAGCAGCACGACTGCCCCTCACCGTGATCGACCGGGGACTGACGTCGCGCCTGCCGGAGTCGTCGGCCGTTCGCCTGACGGTGGACCGCACGATCGGCACCGCTGACCGCGCGGCCGGGACGCTCCTGCACCACGACGCCCTCGCCGCGCGCGGGACCGCCCGCATCGAGCGGGTCGACGCCCTCGTCGAGGCCGCCCGCCTCCAGAAGCAGGCCGACGAGCGTCGCGCGGCGGCCGAGCGCGTCGCCGCAGACGGTCGCCGCGAGGCCGAGCGGAAGCGTCAGGCGGCCGCCGAGCGCGTCGCCACCGGCGCCACCGAGGCGACGAAGGCGGAGGAGCAGGGCAAGCAGCAGGCCACACGGAAGGCCCAGGCCAAGGCGTCGGAGAAGAAGGTCGCCGCCGACGAGGTCGCCGCGCGCCGCACCGAGACCGTCGAGCAGCGCAAGAAGCGTGTCGCCACCGCGGCGGAGGCCAAGAAGAAGGCGGCCCGGACGAAGGCCAAGGCCGGCCTGGACGAGGCGAAGAAGGCCAAGGAGGCCGCCACCGAGGCGCACGCCGACGCCGAGGTGCTGGACGACCTCGTCGAGGCCAAGAAGGACGAGCGCACGCAGGACTGAGCGCGAGCGCGGGCGCCCCTGAAGACCACGGTCGCCAGGGGCGCTCGTGCGTGCGGCGCGCAGCGACGTGCAGGATCTGCTCCGAGCCGTAGGCTCGGAGGCTCGCGCCCGATCGGACGCGCCGCATCCGCGGCGACCTCTCGCCGGAGCCGACCACCAGTGAGGGACGCCCATGTGCCGAGTTCTCGCCTACATCGGGCCGGAGGTCCCCGTCGAGAGCCTGCTGCTCACGCCGGAGAACAGTCTGGTCAACCAGTCGCTCGACCCGGAGCGTCACCCGCAGCTCCAGCTGGCCGGGTGGGGGTTCGGCATCTGGAGCGAGCACCTGCTGAAGCCCGACGAGCCCCTGCTCTACCACCGGCCGATGGCGGCGTTCTACGACGACAACGCGCCCGGCATCGTCCCCAGCCTGCAGGCCAGCACGCTGCTGGCCCACGTGCGGGCCGCCAACTACGACGCGAGCTGCGTGCTGGCCGACGAGAACTGCCATCCCTTCTCGTTCGACGGCGCCCCGTGGATCATCGCCCAGAACGGCGACCTGCCGGGCTGGCAGCTCCTGCAGCGTGAACTGCTGCAGCACTGCAAGGACGAGTTCCTCAGCCAGATGCGCGGGACCACCGACACGGAGTTCCTGTACGTCCTGCTGCTCTCCCTCCTGAAGGAGGACAGCGACGACGGCGTGCAGCTCGCGGTGGAGGAGCTGCTGCGGCTCGTGGCCAAGGCGATGGAGACCCTCGACCTCCCGGCTCTGACCAAGCTGAAGATGGCGCTCGTCGCGCCCGGACGCATCATCGGCGTCAACGCCGGGCTCGGGCACCAGGGCGAGACCGCGCCCGAGGGCGACTGGCGCGAGCTGCGCAAGGCCGGACCGGGTACCGACGACTTCGCGCTGTCGATGCTGCTGGAGCCGATGTACCTGTCGGCGGGACGCGACTTCGAGCACGATGCCGGGACCTACGGGTTCGGGCAGTACTCGCCCGAGGAGGCGACGTCGGCCATCTTCGCCTCCGAGCCCCTGACCGACGGCGAGGACGACTGGTCCCACCTCGAGTTCGGCCACGTCGTGTTCCTGCGCACCACCGACGAGGGGATCAGCCAGGACGTCCGCGCGCTGTCGGTGTAGGCGACGAGGCTCCTGCGATCGGCACCGTGAGTTCCGGTCCTCACCGGGTACGTGCCCGGTGGTGCCCGCGCTCGTGGGCGCCCTCCAGGCGCCGGGCCCGGTGCCCTGGACCCAGCCAGCGGAGGTCGACACCATGGAACTCCAGCAGCTCTTCTCCACGATGGCGGTGGAGCTGAGTCCGCAGACCGACACGGAGGCTCTCGAGAGCATCGGGCAGTACGCCTGTCGGGCCGTGGACGCCGACGACTCGGGCATCCTGCTCCTGCGAGCGCGCGGACGGATCGAGACTCCGGTCAGCACCTCACGCGTCGTGAACGAGGCGCACGCCCGACAGGCCGAGCTGGACGAGGGACCGTGCCTCGACGTGGTGCGCACCGACACCTCCGTCCTCTTCACCGGCGACGCGGCCCACGACCCCCGGTGGCCGCAGTGGGGTGTCTACGCCGAGGACCGCGGCTACTCCAGCTCCCTGAGCGTTCGCCTGGCCGTCGGCGACCGGCGCTACGGCTCCTTGAACGTGTACGCCCGGCGCCGCGACGCCTTCAGCACCAGCGACGTGGACGCCCTCAGCGTCCTCGGGGCCCACGCGTCCGTCGCCCTCGCCGCGGCGCAGGAGCGCGCCCACCTCATGCGCGCCGTCGACAACCGCACCACCATCGGACAGGCCCAGGGAGTCCTGATGACGGTCTTCGACATCGACGCCGAGTCCGCGTTCGCCTACCTCACGCGTCTCTCCCAGGGCCGCAACGTCAAGCTCAGCGAGGTGGCCGCCGAGATCGTCGATCGGCGCAGCGAGATCCGCTCCCGGTCCGAGGGCTGAGCCCGGACCCGCGGCGCCGACGCGACGGTACCGGAGCTCAGCGACCTCGGTGTCCGTTCGAGAACGCGTCGAGGACGGCGCGCTGCTCCTCGACCGGCAGCGGATGCATGAGCAGTCCCTCGACGGCAAAGACCCCCAGACGCGTCATCGCGGGCACTTGGGTCTCGGGAACGCCTGCGTGCCGCAACCCGTCGGCGAGGATGGCGTCCGTCAGCTCGTGGAAAGCGGAGTGCCACGCCTCGACCCTCGGGGACGAGGTGGCCAGCGAGTGCACGGTCGTCACCAGCCGACTCTGCCTGGTGAGGCGCTCGACGACCCACAGGAGCCGATCGGTCAAAGGCTGCTCGACGTGCTCCTCCGCGCCCTGGAGCGCCTGCCCCAGGAGATGGTCGAGGACCGCCACCAGGAGGGCGTCCTTGTCCTCGAAGTACCAGTAGATGGTCGTGGTGGTGACCCCGGCGGCACGGGCGACCTTGGCCATCGACGTGTTCTCGAACCCGTCGTCGGCGAACAGCGTCGCTGCTGCCACGACGATCTCGGTGGACTTCTCCTCGCGATCACGGGGGCGGCGGTTCCGAGGCATGCGTCACTGTATCTTGCACGCCGTTCAAGAACCAAGTACGTTCTTGATCGTTGTTCAAGACAGCAGCCGCCGCAGACGAGGAGCCCACCATGGTCGCGTCCAGCGACGCCTTCACGACGTCGGAGGAGTGGTTCGACTCCTCCGGCACCCGCTGTGCCGCTCGGGTGTACCGACCCTCCGGCGCTCCGCAGGAGCGTCCCGTCGTGGTGATGGCCCACGGGTTCGGGTCGGTGCGTGCGCTCCGGCTCTACGCCTACGCCGAGCGCTTTGTCGCAGCCGGGTACGTCGTCGTGGTCTTCGACTACCGCGGCTTCGGTGAGAGCGACGGCGAGCCACGACAGGTGCTGGACATCGCCATGCAGCACCAGGACTGGCGGGCGGCCCTCGGGCACGCCAGGTCCCTCGACGGAGTCGATCGCAGTCGCGTCGTGGCGTGGGGCACCTCCTTCGCCGGTGGCCACGTCATCACCATCGCCGGGCAGGGAGAGCCTCTGGCGGCGATCATCGCCCAGGTCCCCCACGTCAGTGGCCCCGCCGCTGTCAGGTCGACCGGGCTGCGCGCCGCCCTACGTGCCGTCGTGCCGGGCGTCCGCGACGTCGTCGGTGCTCGACTGGGCCGCGACCCCGTCTACATCGCGAGCGTCGACGTCCCGGGCCGCACCGCGATGATGACCTCCCCCGACGCCTACGCCGGGATGCTCCGGCTCGTGCACGAGTCCGGCCTGTCGGAGGACGCCTATCCCCGAACGGTCGCGGCACGCATCGCTTTGAGCATCGGCGCGTACTCACCTCGCCGCTGGGCGGCCGGCATCGAGTGCCCGGCGCTCGTCCAGATCGTCTCGCAGGACGCGATCACTCCCCGACGTGTCGCGGAGCGGGCCGCGGCCACGATCCGACGGTCCACCGTCCACGTCTACGACGGCGGCCACTTCGATCCCTACGTCGAGCCCCTGTTCGAGACGGTCGTCTCGGACCAGCTCGCCTTCCTCCTGCGACACGTACCCCCGACGCCGACCCGCTCGAAGGAGACCTCATGACCGTTCCCACCCGTACCGCACTCGTCACCGGAGCATCCGCCGGCATCGGTGCCACCTTCGCCCGCACCCTCGCGGCCGAGGGTCTGGACCTCGTCCTCGTCGCCCGACGCAAGGACAGGCTCGACGAGCTCGCCCAGGAGCTCACCGACGCCCACGGCGTGCGCTGCGAGGTCCTCGCCGCGGACCTGAGCGACCCGGACGCGCCGAGGGCGATCATGGCGTTCGTCGAGGACCGGGGACTCGTCGTCGACGTCCTCGTCAACAACGCCGGCATGTCGGGCAGCACCGCCTTCGCCGAGACCCCGTGGGACTCGCTGGCTGCCGAGCTCCAGGTGATGGTGACCGCCGTGACCGAGCTGACGCACCTCGTCGTCCCGGGCATGAAGCAGCGGCGCTGGGGTCGGATCGTCAACCTGTCCTCCCTCGCGGCCTTCGCCCCGCCCGGCGAGAGCCTGCTCTACACCGGCATCAAGAGCTACGTCCTCGACATGTCCCAGGCGCTGGACATGGAGCTCAAGCCCTTCGGCGTCCACGTCACGGCGCTCTGTCCCGGGTTCACCCACAGCGAGTTCCACCAGACGATGGGAAGCGCGGAGGCCGCCTCCGCGCTTCCGTCCGTCCTCTGGCAGGAGCCCGAGGCCGTCGTGCGCGCGGGGTGGGCGTCGGTCAACGCAGGCAAGCCCGTGTGCGTGCCCGGCCTTGTCAACAAGGTCCTCTCCCACGGCATGCGGCCGGTGCCGTTCCGCCTCCAGTACGTCCTGGGCAGGACGTTCAACCCGTTCAAGCACTGAGGTCGCCGTCTGCGCCGGGCGGATGCGGAACGACGAAGGGACCGGCCCAGTGGGCCGGTCCCTTCAACGTGTCCGAGGGGGGACTTGAACCCCCACAGCCCTATCGGGCCACTAGCACCTCAAGCTAGCGCGTCTACCAATTCCGCCACCCGGACGTGGACCCTGAGGATCCGTGGTGCAGTCAGGAACTGTACCAGCCGGTCCGTGAGCGCCCAGCACCCCCACCCCCGCTCAGACGAGGTGGGAGACCGTGTGGATGACCAGGCCCGCGAGACCGCCGACGACGGTGCCGTTG is part of the Aeromicrobium sp. Leaf245 genome and harbors:
- a CDS encoding TetR/AcrR family transcriptional regulator, yielding MPRNRRPRDREEKSTEIVVAAATLFADDGFENTSMAKVARAAGVTTTTIYWYFEDKDALLVAVLDHLLGQALQGAEEHVEQPLTDRLLWVVERLTRQSRLVTTVHSLATSSPRVEAWHSAFHELTDAILADGLRHAGVPETQVPAMTRLGVFAVEGLLMHPLPVEEQRAVLDAFSNGHRGR
- a CDS encoding alpha/beta hydrolase, which translates into the protein MVASSDAFTTSEEWFDSSGTRCAARVYRPSGAPQERPVVVMAHGFGSVRALRLYAYAERFVAAGYVVVVFDYRGFGESDGEPRQVLDIAMQHQDWRAALGHARSLDGVDRSRVVAWGTSFAGGHVITIAGQGEPLAAIIAQVPHVSGPAAVRSTGLRAALRAVVPGVRDVVGARLGRDPVYIASVDVPGRTAMMTSPDAYAGMLRLVHESGLSEDAYPRTVAARIALSIGAYSPRRWAAGIECPALVQIVSQDAITPRRVAERAAATIRRSTVHVYDGGHFDPYVEPLFETVVSDQLAFLLRHVPPTPTRSKETS
- a CDS encoding GAF and ANTAR domain-containing protein, coding for MELQQLFSTMAVELSPQTDTEALESIGQYACRAVDADDSGILLLRARGRIETPVSTSRVVNEAHARQAELDEGPCLDVVRTDTSVLFTGDAAHDPRWPQWGVYAEDRGYSSSLSVRLAVGDRRYGSLNVYARRRDAFSTSDVDALSVLGAHASVALAAAQERAHLMRAVDNRTTIGQAQGVLMTVFDIDAESAFAYLTRLSQGRNVKLSEVAAEIVDRRSEIRSRSEG
- a CDS encoding SDR family oxidoreductase translates to MTVPTRTALVTGASAGIGATFARTLAAEGLDLVLVARRKDRLDELAQELTDAHGVRCEVLAADLSDPDAPRAIMAFVEDRGLVVDVLVNNAGMSGSTAFAETPWDSLAAELQVMVTAVTELTHLVVPGMKQRRWGRIVNLSSLAAFAPPGESLLYTGIKSYVLDMSQALDMELKPFGVHVTALCPGFTHSEFHQTMGSAEAASALPSVLWQEPEAVVRAGWASVNAGKPVCVPGLVNKVLSHGMRPVPFRLQYVLGRTFNPFKH
- a CDS encoding class II glutamine amidotransferase, translated to MCRVLAYIGPEVPVESLLLTPENSLVNQSLDPERHPQLQLAGWGFGIWSEHLLKPDEPLLYHRPMAAFYDDNAPGIVPSLQASTLLAHVRAANYDASCVLADENCHPFSFDGAPWIIAQNGDLPGWQLLQRELLQHCKDEFLSQMRGTTDTEFLYVLLLSLLKEDSDDGVQLAVEELLRLVAKAMETLDLPALTKLKMALVAPGRIIGVNAGLGHQGETAPEGDWRELRKAGPGTDDFALSMLLEPMYLSAGRDFEHDAGTYGFGQYSPEEATSAIFASEPLTDGEDDWSHLEFGHVVFLRTTDEGISQDVRALSV